A window of the Radiobacillus deserti genome harbors these coding sequences:
- a CDS encoding MFS transporter, which yields MNTQRWMSVRFFSFFLTWGIFLPYWSGWMIHTKGITVSQASFIMSFGLLARGISTLFAFPYLSGIFSSKQLLRIAGIGSFLAIICYIPAHSFSSLLFVTIVLHLFYPTLMPALDSAAGVLVQSNQLKHYGRSRQWGSIGFVSIGMLITIFTGYFGDEVILWALLLGVMGFVWLTTMRAPEVLSAKPEPSSVDKESILQVFRIRHFGLVLIIVLLLQSAHATYYNYGYIYLQEIDAPTYLIGVIINIAVLAEILFFFIADKHFGNFSVGALLTIAAIGSTIRWILVFAFPSVVIFCIAQTLHALSFAMAHYAFMKYVVAHVPPTHIAKVQGVYSALALSWGTALFTIFGGFLYEVEPRYAFIGMVICTIPSLLLALYYRRLEQNKEVFQSI from the coding sequence ATGAATACACAGCGTTGGATGAGTGTACGTTTTTTTAGTTTCTTTTTAACATGGGGTATTTTTCTACCCTATTGGTCAGGGTGGATGATTCATACAAAAGGCATTACCGTTTCACAAGCTAGTTTCATTATGAGTTTTGGCTTACTAGCTAGAGGGATTTCTACATTATTTGCCTTTCCATATCTATCTGGAATATTCAGCAGTAAACAGTTACTGCGAATCGCGGGAATCGGATCCTTTCTTGCGATTATCTGTTACATACCTGCTCATTCCTTTTCCAGTTTGCTCTTCGTAACTATTGTGTTACATCTGTTTTATCCGACTTTGATGCCTGCATTGGACAGTGCTGCAGGTGTCCTCGTACAAAGCAATCAATTAAAGCACTATGGAAGAAGCAGACAGTGGGGATCTATCGGATTTGTCTCGATAGGAATGCTCATCACTATTTTCACAGGATACTTTGGAGATGAAGTGATTTTATGGGCTCTGTTACTTGGAGTGATGGGCTTTGTATGGCTAACTACGATGCGGGCGCCTGAAGTTTTATCCGCAAAGCCGGAACCAAGCTCAGTAGATAAGGAGAGCATTCTTCAGGTATTTCGCATTCGCCATTTTGGGTTAGTGCTTATCATTGTCCTTTTACTACAATCAGCACATGCTACGTACTACAATTACGGCTATATTTACTTACAAGAAATAGATGCTCCAACCTACCTAATAGGAGTAATTATTAACATTGCTGTGCTTGCAGAGATCTTATTTTTCTTTATCGCAGACAAACACTTTGGCAATTTCTCAGTTGGAGCTTTACTTACCATTGCAGCCATCGGCTCCACAATTCGGTGGATACTCGTATTTGCGTTTCCAAGCGTCGTCATATTCTGCATCGCACAGACGTTGCATGCACTTTCCTTTGCAATGGCCCATTATGCGTTTATGAAATATGTAGTTGCACATGTTCCACCTACACATATTGCAAAAGTACAAGGGGTTTATTCGGCACTTGCACTTAGCTGGGGGACGGCACTATTTACCATATTCGGTGGGTTCTTATATGAGGTAGAACCTAGGTACGCCTTCATTGGAATGGTTATTTGTACAATTCCTTCTTTGCTTCTTGCACTTTATTATCGCAGGTTGGAGCAAAACAAAGAAGTTTTCCAGTCTATTTAA
- a CDS encoding globin-coupled sensor protein has product MFTKKGKEKKSPSLREEADKQKQYVKIDISKNQTLSDQLSVIDLSLDDLAVAKALQPLIAENIEKIYNPIYYHPIDGIRKVVDMTSIGVDLEGCQQYVIGFFDGIIDDNFIERRYNISKYYLMVGVEVKWYICTNQAFINTILDILKERYSDDIDTLVLASKVITKIFNLELQLCLSILQELQQEEAATKEQTAKQNIKESIGPITEELASMSEEVGHSVENAIKGSEAIKSDLADSLQSSIITAETSQTGKQQLDLVTEETVSLKDSVNIIKTNFGSLEANSKEIGDIIAVITDIAEQTNLLALNAAIEAARAGEHGKGFSVVAEEVRKLAEQTKTSSSHITEMIRSITSHIEDMVEQINDVDSKSISVNQNVQHTLNNLQEILESSKTSKEKNERNNEEIITFTNTLKEIGNTGAKVAELADDLNQTMQSY; this is encoded by the coding sequence ATGTTCACAAAAAAGGGAAAAGAAAAAAAATCTCCTTCTTTAAGAGAAGAAGCAGACAAACAAAAGCAATATGTAAAGATAGACATCAGTAAGAACCAAACCTTATCGGATCAGCTATCGGTCATTGACCTTTCGTTAGATGACTTAGCAGTTGCAAAAGCTCTTCAACCATTAATTGCAGAAAACATTGAGAAAATTTACAATCCTATCTATTACCATCCTATTGATGGGATTCGTAAAGTAGTGGATATGACGTCGATAGGTGTGGATTTAGAGGGATGTCAGCAATATGTGATTGGCTTTTTCGATGGAATTATTGATGATAACTTTATCGAAAGAAGATACAACATCTCTAAGTATTATTTAATGGTTGGTGTGGAGGTTAAATGGTATATTTGTACGAATCAAGCGTTTATAAACACCATTCTTGATATTTTAAAGGAAAGGTATAGCGACGACATTGACACATTAGTATTAGCATCTAAAGTCATTACGAAGATATTTAACCTTGAATTGCAACTATGCCTTTCTATTCTTCAAGAATTACAGCAAGAGGAAGCAGCAACGAAAGAACAGACTGCTAAGCAAAATATCAAAGAATCCATCGGTCCTATTACAGAAGAATTAGCTAGTATGTCAGAAGAGGTTGGTCATTCCGTAGAAAATGCAATTAAAGGGTCAGAAGCAATTAAGTCGGATCTGGCAGATAGTTTACAGTCATCCATTATCACAGCAGAAACTTCTCAAACGGGAAAACAACAGTTAGACCTAGTAACAGAAGAGACTGTATCCTTAAAAGATAGTGTGAATATTATCAAAACGAATTTTGGATCCCTCGAAGCCAATTCTAAAGAAATTGGGGACATCATTGCTGTTATTACCGACATTGCAGAGCAAACGAACCTTTTAGCCTTAAATGCTGCGATTGAAGCAGCTAGAGCAGGGGAGCACGGAAAAGGATTCTCTGTTGTAGCAGAGGAAGTTAGAAAGCTTGCCGAACAAACAAAAACATCCTCCAGTCATATAACAGAAATGATTCGATCCATCACGAGTCATATCGAGGATATGGTGGAGCAAATTAATGATGTAGATTCTAAAAGTATATCGGTAAACCAAAATGTTCAACATACATTGAATAACCTACAAGAAATTCTTGAATCCAGTAAAACAAGTAAAGAAAAGAATGAACGAAATAACGAAGAAATCATTACATTTACAAATACACTAAAAGAAATCGGCAATACAGGGGCAAAAGTAGCAGAATTAGCAGATGATTTAAATCAGACGATGCAGAGCTACTAA
- a CDS encoding glycoside hydrolase family 16 protein has protein sequence MKTFYSLMFILLSLCLIALVFFHYYFDRKASHIATSPSRYIETSIQNKGDVCKEKTNSSIPPNLNQEGWGLIWHDEFDSLCLSSSKWNIEDWAANKNNELQYYSPDNVKVENGVLTLTSRQESFKGRDYTSGAVHTQGKFDFLYGKAEMRAKLPAGQGIFPAFWMMTDKEETWLPEIDIMEMLGHRPDEIWMVHHWLDSNGNLQSNSGSFKGSNFSTDYHTFGIEWTPDSITWFIDGVERFKSEVSVPNERMYLYLNTAVGGIWPGDPDHTTVFPVQFDIDYVRVYEKKGE, from the coding sequence ATGAAAACATTCTATTCGTTGATGTTTATTCTTTTATCCCTTTGCTTGATAGCTCTCGTGTTTTTCCACTATTACTTTGACCGGAAAGCAAGCCATATCGCCACCTCTCCTAGTCGTTACATAGAAACAAGTATTCAAAATAAGGGAGATGTTTGTAAGGAAAAAACGAATTCATCTATCCCCCCCAATCTGAACCAAGAGGGATGGGGTCTAATTTGGCACGATGAATTTGACTCGCTTTGCTTAAGTTCCAGTAAGTGGAACATAGAAGATTGGGCTGCAAATAAGAATAACGAATTGCAATATTATTCACCGGATAATGTCAAAGTAGAAAATGGTGTATTAACGTTGACCAGCAGACAGGAATCATTTAAAGGAAGGGATTATACATCGGGAGCTGTTCATACACAGGGGAAATTTGACTTCTTATATGGAAAGGCCGAAATGCGGGCAAAGCTACCAGCGGGACAAGGAATATTCCCAGCATTTTGGATGATGACGGATAAAGAGGAAACATGGCTTCCTGAAATCGATATTATGGAAATGCTTGGTCACCGGCCGGATGAAATATGGATGGTTCACCATTGGTTAGACTCAAATGGAAACTTACAAAGTAATTCCGGCTCCTTTAAAGGTTCAAACTTTTCTACAGACTATCATACATTTGGTATCGAATGGACCCCCGACTCCATTACATGGTTTATCGACGGTGTAGAAAGATTTAAATCGGAAGTTAGTGTTCCAAATGAACGGATGTATTTGTACTTAAATACAGCTGTTGGCGGAATATGGCCAGGGGACCCCGATCATACGACGGTGTTTCCTGTTCAATTTGATATAGATTATGTCCGAGTTTATGAGAAAAAGGGAGAGTGA
- a CDS encoding glycosyltransferase family 2 protein, with protein MLLIVTLIFFGLFMLFHTLYIFIPLYTSRTKIKVYPVKEKGFSILIPAYNETPVIKNCLMGILNLNYTNLEVLFINDGSTDDTMETFHKHLGLVKASRQKQELLEYEEIHNVYQSTKYPYVWVLDKKNGGKADSLNAGIDYAHKEFVVTLDADSILESTSIKEMNRIFSNKSILAAGGLVHIVQGFHHTVDSFTPCFKIPGLIRFQVVRYLTGFYMNKVTQSKLGSLTVIAGAFGAFRKDILFQVKGYRKTVGEDMDITLRIQELIGTDLKGKKIVFVPEAMCYTECPSSLKSLYKQRIRWQKAFIDCIINYSKSFYRKMNFKTSTFVLLDSLLLGTISAYPILFIPIIAILTINHWEFYVLLFSISVGLAMLLNFATLLVSKRYGHAYRLKDYISFLFFLPIEIMVYRVTEVIFVTFGTILYFFNKEGWSRSERIGKPVMITNHVQARNTLGGE; from the coding sequence ATGTTGTTAATTGTCACGTTGATTTTTTTTGGTCTTTTTATGTTGTTCCATACGCTTTACATTTTTATCCCGCTTTACACGAGTAGAACAAAGATAAAGGTTTATCCGGTCAAGGAAAAAGGCTTCAGTATATTAATCCCAGCCTATAACGAAACGCCTGTCATTAAAAATTGTTTAATGGGCATTTTGAATTTGAATTATACCAATCTAGAAGTTCTTTTCATTAATGACGGGTCTACAGACGATACAATGGAAACCTTTCATAAACATCTTGGGCTTGTGAAAGCCTCTAGGCAAAAACAAGAATTATTAGAATATGAGGAAATACATAATGTTTATCAATCAACAAAATACCCGTATGTTTGGGTATTAGATAAAAAAAATGGTGGAAAAGCGGATTCTCTAAATGCCGGAATAGATTATGCTCATAAAGAATTCGTCGTCACCTTAGATGCAGACAGCATCCTCGAATCTACCTCCATAAAAGAGATGAATCGAATTTTTTCCAATAAATCTATATTAGCCGCTGGTGGATTAGTTCACATTGTTCAAGGCTTTCATCATACCGTAGATTCCTTTACTCCTTGTTTTAAAATACCAGGCTTAATACGTTTTCAAGTGGTCCGATATTTAACAGGTTTTTACATGAACAAAGTAACACAATCAAAACTTGGATCGCTTACTGTTATTGCTGGTGCTTTCGGTGCCTTTCGAAAAGATATCTTATTTCAAGTGAAAGGTTATCGGAAAACAGTAGGCGAGGATATGGATATAACATTAAGAATTCAAGAATTAATCGGAACCGATTTAAAAGGGAAGAAAATTGTTTTTGTTCCTGAAGCAATGTGTTATACCGAATGTCCTTCTAGTCTCAAAAGTCTATATAAACAACGAATCCGTTGGCAGAAAGCATTTATTGATTGCATTATTAACTATAGCAAATCTTTCTATCGAAAAATGAATTTTAAAACATCCACCTTTGTTCTACTAGACTCACTCTTACTTGGTACCATTTCTGCCTATCCCATCCTGTTCATTCCTATCATTGCCATTCTAACGATTAACCATTGGGAATTTTATGTTTTATTATTCTCTATATCGGTTGGGTTAGCTATGCTACTCAATTTTGCAACCTTGTTAGTTTCCAAAAGATATGGGCATGCTTATCGTTTAAAAGATTACATTTCCTTTCTCTTCTTTCTCCCCATTGAAATCATGGTCTATCGAGTTACAGAAGTCATATTTGTGACCTTTGGAACCATCCTTTACTTTTTCAATAAAGAAGGATGGAGTCGCTCTGAAAGAATCGGGAAACCCGTTATGATAACAAATCATGTGCAGGCTCGCAATACTCTCGGAGGAGAATAA
- a CDS encoding polysaccharide deacetylase family protein has product MKKYTLSNLLFTFLFLIVLIPLCYLLYNHVLSYWSSPVSAKTSYHEFDAPAIEVNRDFTGVKEYADKVTVLMYHQIIPKKQLNEQHYAENGELKDSIVTLEDFSEQMNYLKENNYPILSLKEFELFMSEKKKVPEKSVLITFDDGYKNVFEFAYPVLKQHGFFAVHFIITGRITDKTVEYDPSDHQYASIEEINRSTDVFDYGNHTHSLHQKNNKGTAYLKAYSPDKVKKDLAKASKQIGNSTAFAAPYGEYSTTTLNILKELDMKMAFTVKAGYAEPTQHTLEIPRQAILPSYTMKDFKYILTKHE; this is encoded by the coding sequence GTGAAAAAATATACGTTATCTAACCTATTGTTTACGTTTCTATTTCTAATCGTTTTGATTCCTCTCTGTTATTTGCTTTACAACCATGTATTAAGCTATTGGTCTTCACCTGTATCAGCTAAAACGTCATATCATGAGTTCGATGCCCCGGCGATTGAAGTCAATCGTGATTTTACAGGTGTAAAAGAGTATGCGGATAAAGTAACCGTTCTTATGTATCACCAAATCATTCCCAAAAAACAACTAAACGAACAGCATTATGCCGAAAACGGCGAATTAAAAGATAGTATTGTGACACTAGAAGACTTTTCTGAGCAAATGAACTATTTAAAAGAAAATAATTATCCGATTTTATCCCTTAAAGAATTTGAATTATTTATGAGCGAAAAGAAGAAAGTACCAGAAAAAAGTGTTTTAATTACATTCGATGACGGCTATAAGAATGTCTTTGAATTTGCCTACCCTGTATTGAAACAGCATGGATTCTTCGCGGTTCACTTTATTATTACAGGGCGAATTACAGATAAAACGGTTGAATATGATCCATCCGATCACCAATATGCAAGCATAGAAGAAATTAATCGATCAACAGATGTGTTTGATTACGGAAATCATACCCATTCTTTACATCAAAAAAATAATAAAGGAACTGCATACTTAAAAGCGTATAGTCCAGATAAAGTGAAAAAAGACCTTGCTAAAGCAAGCAAACAAATTGGAAACTCAACAGCGTTTGCAGCTCCCTACGGAGAATATAGTACGACGACACTAAACATATTAAAGGAATTGGATATGAAAATGGCGTTTACCGTTAAAGCTGGGTATGCTGAACCTACACAGCATACGTTAGAAATACCAAGACAGGCTATATTGCCTTCTTATACGATGAAGGATTTTAAATATATCCTAACTAAACATGAGTAA